The following are from one region of the Coffea eugenioides isolate CCC68of chromosome 2, Ceug_1.0, whole genome shotgun sequence genome:
- the LOC113760883 gene encoding uncharacterized protein LOC113760883 isoform X1, with protein MADATSSTRQLSSTMEEEQSTRNTTELQNIQAAYRLNGKNYLKWSQLVRTFLKGKGKLSHLLEIAPDSETAGFEAWEQEDSMIMSWLWNSMIPEISDTCMFLPTAKAIWDALHQTYSKVNDAALIYDIKTKTTGAKQGTKTVTEYANFLQNQWQELDYYRALDLNCSKCAVFIKKFIERDRVYDFLAGLNSEFDLVRIQILGRPEFPSLTEAISQVRGEESRRGIMLELPSIENSALLSSKSQRLVLNKVAADKTNQTSGQKNREELWCTYCKKPRHTIDQCWKLHGKPPTREWGQKGGQQRQAHMSVQDPTQVIGGFSMEEIEKLKSMLETVDKPATNNSQSRNPGMCSLTLSGPGLGEEDWTS; from the exons ATGGCGGATGCTACATCCTCAACGCGGCAATTGTCTTCAACTATGGAAGAAGAACAAAGTACACGGAACACAACAGAGCTTCAAAACATCCAGGCAGCATATAGACtaaatggaaaaaattatttgaagtgGTCTCAATTGGTTCGAACATTcctgaaaggaaaaggaaagttgAGTCATCTATTGGAAATAGCACCGGATAGTGAAACGGCGGGGTTTGAAGCATGGGAACAAGAGGATTCAATGATCATGTCTTGGTTATGGAATTCCATGATTCCTGAAATCAGCGATACATGTATGTTTCTTCCTACAGCAAAGGCAATTTGGGATGCCCTTCATCAGACATATTCCAAGGTTAATGATGCAGCTCTTATCTATGACATCAAGACAAAGACAACTGGAGCAAAACAAGGGACAAAAACAGTGACGGAGTATGCCAATTTTCTGCAAAACCAGTGGCAGGAACTGGATTATTACAGGGCACTTGATTTGAACTGTAGCAAATGTGCAGTGTTTATCAAGAAGTTCATAGAAAGGGATCGAGTTTATGATTTTTTGGCTGGCCTAAACTCTGAATTCGATCTTGTACGAATTCAAATTCTGGGCAGGccagagtttccttctttaaCAGAAGCAATATCCCAAGTACGTGGAGAAGAAAGTCGCAGGGGTATTATGTTAGAGCTACCTTCAATAGAAAATTCAGCCCTTTTAAGTTCCAAATCTCAGCGGTTGGTACTGAACAAGGTTGCTGCGGACAAGACCAATCAAACAAGTGGGCAAAAGAATCGCGAGGAGTTGTGGTGCACATACTGCAAGAAACCACGACACACCATAGATCAATGCTGGAAACTACATGGGAAACCACCCACTCGTGAATGGGGACAAAAAGGTGGCCAGCAAAGGCAGGCTCATATGTCGGTTCAAGATCCAACTCAAGTGATTGGAGGGTTTAGTATGGAGGAAATTGAGAAGCTTAAAAGTATGTTAGAGACAGTTGACAAACCAGCAACTAACAATTCTCAATCAAGGAATCCGGGTATGTGTTCATTGACACTTTCAG GACCGGGGCTCGGGGAAGAGGATTGGACTAGCTAA
- the LOC113760883 gene encoding uncharacterized protein LOC113760883 isoform X2, with amino-acid sequence MADATSSTRQLSSTMEEEQSTRNTTELQNIQAAYRLNGKNYLKWSQLVRTFLKGKGKLSHLLEIAPDSETAGFEAWEQEDSMIMSWLWNSMIPEISDTCMFLPTAKAIWDALHQTYSKVNDAALIYDIKTKTTGAKQGTKTVTEYANFLQNQWQELDYYRALDLNCSKCAVFIKKFIERDRVYDFLAGLNSEFDLVRIQILGRPEFPSLTEAISQVRGEESRRGIMLELPSIENSALLSSKSQRLVLNKVAADKTNQTSGQKNREELWCTYCKKPRHTIDQCWKLHGKPPTREWGQKGGQQRQAHMSVQDPTQVIGGFSMEEIEKLKSMLETVDKPATNNSQSRNPGPGLGEEDWTS; translated from the exons ATGGCGGATGCTACATCCTCAACGCGGCAATTGTCTTCAACTATGGAAGAAGAACAAAGTACACGGAACACAACAGAGCTTCAAAACATCCAGGCAGCATATAGACtaaatggaaaaaattatttgaagtgGTCTCAATTGGTTCGAACATTcctgaaaggaaaaggaaagttgAGTCATCTATTGGAAATAGCACCGGATAGTGAAACGGCGGGGTTTGAAGCATGGGAACAAGAGGATTCAATGATCATGTCTTGGTTATGGAATTCCATGATTCCTGAAATCAGCGATACATGTATGTTTCTTCCTACAGCAAAGGCAATTTGGGATGCCCTTCATCAGACATATTCCAAGGTTAATGATGCAGCTCTTATCTATGACATCAAGACAAAGACAACTGGAGCAAAACAAGGGACAAAAACAGTGACGGAGTATGCCAATTTTCTGCAAAACCAGTGGCAGGAACTGGATTATTACAGGGCACTTGATTTGAACTGTAGCAAATGTGCAGTGTTTATCAAGAAGTTCATAGAAAGGGATCGAGTTTATGATTTTTTGGCTGGCCTAAACTCTGAATTCGATCTTGTACGAATTCAAATTCTGGGCAGGccagagtttccttctttaaCAGAAGCAATATCCCAAGTACGTGGAGAAGAAAGTCGCAGGGGTATTATGTTAGAGCTACCTTCAATAGAAAATTCAGCCCTTTTAAGTTCCAAATCTCAGCGGTTGGTACTGAACAAGGTTGCTGCGGACAAGACCAATCAAACAAGTGGGCAAAAGAATCGCGAGGAGTTGTGGTGCACATACTGCAAGAAACCACGACACACCATAGATCAATGCTGGAAACTACATGGGAAACCACCCACTCGTGAATGGGGACAAAAAGGTGGCCAGCAAAGGCAGGCTCATATGTCGGTTCAAGATCCAACTCAAGTGATTGGAGGGTTTAGTATGGAGGAAATTGAGAAGCTTAAAAGTATGTTAGAGACAGTTGACAAACCAGCAACTAACAATTCTCAATCAAGGAATCCGG GACCGGGGCTCGGGGAAGAGGATTGGACTAGCTAA